AAGGGCCGCTGCCGCCTCCGGAGCTGGGGGTTCCGTAGGATGTGGAGACTGATCCGCCTCCGGAGATGACTCCGCCACCGTGTCCGCCTCCGTGTCCACCTCCGTGTCCGCCTCCGATGCCGCCTCCGATGCCGCCTCCGTGTCCGCCGCCTCCGATGATGCCTCCGTCACCGAGTCCGCCTCCGATGCCTCCGCCGATTCCTCCGCCGATTCCTCCTCCGATACCTCCGCCGATACCTCCACCAATGCCTCCGCCGATGGCTCCTCCTCCGATCGCGCCTCCCTTGGACTGGGTCTTGTAGCGGATGAAGTAGACCTCGGGTTTGGATGGTGCGGTGGGCACTGGAGCGGGGATGTTGATCTCTGGCGCGTCCTCGGGCTTCTTGACCAGCACGTAGATGAGGGTCTTCTGCTCGTCCTGGGCGAACTGAGGGATGATGGGTGCGGTTGGGGTGGGTGGTGCGGGGGCCTTGATGAACACGATCTTGTAGTGCTTCTGGGGAGCGCGGGCGGGGATGATGGGGCGAGCGGGTCCGACGAACTCGGGCTCAGGGGGAGGGACGTGCACGTAGATATGCTTCTGGATGATGGCCTGCTGGGTGCCgaagccgccgccgccgcctccggaGGTGAAACCGCCGCCTCCGCCGCTGGCACCGAATCCGCCGCCGAAGCTGGCACCGCCTCCAGAGCTAGTGAATCCGCCACCGCCGCCGGAGCTGAAGCCACCGCCTCCGAATCCACCTCCGTGTCCGCCGCCGAAGCCGCCCCCGTGGCCGCCGCCGTGGCCGCCTCCGTGTCCGCCGAAGGACGGGCCGAGAGGGGTGCCTCCAACGTTGGGGGCGCCGTATTGCAGGGGTGCCTCAGGGCGGGCAGAGGCTAGCGCCGCGAGGGACGCAACCAACTGCAGAGGGGAAGAAATGGAGAGGTCTTCGTGAGCATATTGAGGGTTCAAGCATGAAAACCTTTTGAGGGCAATGGGAGATATTTGAGTCTAATATAAAGTAGTAGTAAGATTAAAGTATCGTGTTCTAGAAATGAATTAGTATTGCTGTAGTGTTTAGAATGGAAGAGTCTAATTCCTCACACTCCGACTCGCCTAGGTTTGAAGTTCCTGTGCTCTTTGTCATTTCGTAACAGATTTTCGtgtgttattttttcatcacattcGATGCATAGACTAGGCAAGGTTAATATGAGCATTATAATATTCCAGATCGTTTTCATAATAAGTTGACGTTCATTTTGCGGCACCTTGATGGAAAAAGAGTATACCAATGACCTATTAGCCACTTAATTGATTCCTCAAGTGCACTATTTTTTTAGcggaattcaattaaaatttaatttcagcccAAATAATTTCATCACAACTCTCTTTGTAATGCATCAGTCATTCCCATTGTGCAAGTCATTGAAAAGCATAGTGACCTACACCAATGGCGCAATGGTAATAGGTCACGGAAGCCCATCAACGTCGTGCGTGCTTATGTTTTTCCCGTAGCCTCCGAGAACTGACGAGTGTTATTTTCTGTCAGGCGATGACTTAAGAAGAACAATGATGCTAAAATAATTGAGGggaaagtgaaattttgaatCCCAAGAAAGTTACTCTTCGGCCAATTTTCTCCTTTAAAGGTGTCAAGTGATCAATTCTCTTCGCCGTGCAGATGCTTAAGGTCCCGTGTGTGTGAAAGAGAATGGCCGTTTGCATTCAAAGGATTCCGGGTAAGATTTCAAATGGGAGAAAAGAACATCTCGAAGAAGGTGACGATTAGGAGGAGGGATCTAATTTACGAGATGACTCAGCCCAAGTCGACTGCTTTCGGTGGAAAAAAAGAAGGTTGATTATGGAGGACACGCGAGCTGCAGGGCCTCGCGAGGTCTCGTTTGAGAACGAGAAAAAAAGCAGTCAATGCACGGCATTCGAGGAGCATGGCTCATCCGGTATGCCACCATCGATTTCACTTCATCATCTTCTTTCTCAGCTACCAGGCTTTTCTCTGGCGAAAATTAGCGGCcctgttcttaattttttctcccgTTCTCTAGAAGGTAGCCAAGAATTGACGGTAGAATAAGAATGTACAGCGT
The DNA window shown above is from Ischnura elegans chromosome 4, ioIscEleg1.1, whole genome shotgun sequence and carries:
- the LOC124157378 gene encoding glycine-rich cell wall structural protein, whose translation is MKFFVLVASLAALASARPEAPLQYGAPNVGGTPLGPSFGGHGGGHGGGHGGGFGGGHGGGFGGGGFSSGGGGGFTSSGGGASFGGGFGASGGGGGFTSGGGGGGFGTQQAIIQKHIYVHVPPPEPEFVGPARPIIPARAPQKHYKIVFIKAPAPPTPTAPIIPQFAQDEQKTLIYVLVKKPEDAPEINIPAPVPTAPSKPEVYFIRYKTQSKGGAIGGGAIGGGIGGGIGGGIGGGIGGGIGGGIGGGLGDGGIIGGGGHGGGIGGGIGGGHGGGHGGGHGGGVISGGGSVSTSYGTPSSGGGSGPY